One genomic window of Sulfuricurvum sp. IAE1 includes the following:
- the maf gene encoding septum formation inhibitor Maf: MLRLGSSSITRAELLSAAGIPFLQESVDFDEDSIIATSPKNFVYQATLGKYRVNLEAFGCADYPLLVADTVVTAQGKILRKAKDETDAREILAAQSGSETDIITCMIYKTPRLELIDMSVTRYFFGPFDPADVERYLRSGEWRGKAGACMVEGFCKPYIREVRGFESTAMGLSVEILKRFMEEG, from the coding sequence ATGCTGCGGCTGGGCTCTTCTTCTATTACCCGTGCCGAGCTTTTGAGTGCGGCGGGTATCCCTTTCCTCCAAGAATCGGTCGATTTTGACGAAGACTCGATAATCGCGACCTCTCCTAAAAACTTTGTGTATCAGGCGACCCTTGGTAAATACCGCGTCAATCTGGAAGCTTTCGGCTGCGCCGATTATCCGCTTCTGGTGGCCGATACCGTCGTAACGGCACAGGGAAAAATCCTCCGCAAGGCCAAAGACGAAACGGACGCCCGGGAGATACTCGCTGCCCAAAGCGGTTCGGAAACCGATATTATTACCTGTATGATCTACAAAACGCCCCGCCTTGAACTGATCGACATGTCGGTGACCCGCTATTTTTTCGGTCCGTTCGATCCTGCGGACGTGGAACGCTATCTCCGAAGCGGTGAATGGCGCGGGAAAGCGGGGGCGTGCATGGTGGAAGGGTTTTGCAAACCCTATATCCGGGAAGTACGGGGATTCGAGAGCACCGCGATGGGGCTTTCGGTCGAAATCCTCAAACGATTCATGGAGGAGGGGTGA
- a CDS encoding M48 family metallopeptidase, producing the protein MTLRALILAAVLMGGCATTPVTNRTQFMMISTDQEMSLGASEAQKVLKTSKLSTDKALQARVKRIGERIAAVSGRSDFAWEFNVIEDATPNAFCLPGGKVFFYTGILKIAENDDQIATVMGHEIAHALARHGAERLSMQTASNIGAQVLATALNIPAQYQNLYSQAYGITSQVGLILPYSRKFEHEADQIGIYLMWKAGYNPVQALRFWENMARLSRSAQKPPAFLSTHPADVERIAEIREYIAQLPIRQ; encoded by the coding sequence ATGACGTTACGTGCGTTGATCCTTGCGGCGGTGCTGATGGGGGGGTGTGCGACCACCCCGGTGACGAACCGGACGCAGTTCATGATGATCTCCACCGACCAGGAGATGAGCCTTGGGGCGAGCGAAGCGCAAAAAGTGCTGAAAACCTCCAAGCTCAGTACCGACAAGGCGCTCCAGGCGAGGGTAAAGCGGATCGGGGAACGGATCGCCGCGGTGAGCGGGCGCAGCGATTTCGCGTGGGAGTTTAACGTCATCGAGGACGCTACACCCAATGCGTTTTGTCTTCCGGGCGGAAAAGTTTTTTTCTATACGGGCATTTTGAAAATTGCCGAAAACGACGACCAGATCGCCACGGTGATGGGACACGAGATCGCCCATGCCCTCGCTCGGCACGGTGCCGAACGCCTCTCGATGCAGACGGCGAGCAACATCGGCGCGCAGGTACTGGCGACTGCTCTGAACATCCCCGCACAGTATCAGAACCTCTACTCGCAGGCGTACGGGATCACCTCGCAGGTGGGGCTGATCCTCCCCTACAGCCGTAAATTCGAACACGAAGCCGACCAGATCGGGATCTACCTGATGTGGAAAGCGGGTTACAATCCCGTTCAGGCACTGCGGTTCTGGGAAAACATGGCGCGCCTCTCCCGGTCGGCGCAGAAACCGCCGGCATTTCTTTCGACCCACCCCGCCGATGTAGAGCGGATCGCCGAAATCCGCGAATACATCGCGCAGCTGCCGATCCGCCAATGA